In one Hymenobacter sp. DG25B genomic region, the following are encoded:
- the rlmD gene encoding 23S rRNA (uracil(1939)-C(5))-methyltransferase RlmD: MRKSVKNIPAELLREVEITDMVAEGKCLVRRENLVIFVTQVAPGDVVDLRVTKAKKNFLEAVPTHFHKYSELRVQPFCEHFGTCGGCKWQHLGYETQLKFKHQQVADTLQRIGKVALPEIQPILPSPAQTYYRNKLEYTFSHNGWLTNEQIASGHNYDRRVLGFHTPARFDKILDVNHCWLQPDPSNQIRLAVRDYAHEHDLPFNNLVTQEGFLRNLIIRTANSGDLMVILQCYYAHDALFPLLDYIYERFPQITSLNYVLNDKGNETFHDLDVVCYKGEPYIHEEMEGLRFRVGPKSFYQTNSEGAYNLYKVTRDFAQLTGSELVYDLYTGAGTIANFVARQARHVVGVEYVESAVKDAYINSEINGTTNTEFYAGDMKDVLNSEFIAKHGRPDVIITDPPRAGMHPDVVARLLEMRAPRIVYVSCNPGTQARDLELLDEAYKVTKVQPVDMFPHTHHVENVVLLELR, from the coding sequence GTGAGGAAATCAGTAAAAAACATCCCCGCGGAGCTGCTTCGCGAAGTCGAAATCACCGACATGGTAGCCGAAGGCAAGTGCCTGGTGCGCCGCGAGAATCTGGTCATTTTTGTAACCCAGGTAGCCCCCGGCGACGTGGTAGACCTGCGCGTAACCAAAGCCAAAAAGAACTTCTTGGAAGCCGTACCCACGCACTTCCATAAATACTCCGAGCTGCGCGTGCAGCCTTTCTGCGAGCATTTTGGCACCTGTGGCGGCTGCAAGTGGCAGCACCTGGGTTACGAAACCCAGCTTAAATTCAAGCACCAGCAGGTGGCCGATACCCTGCAGCGCATTGGCAAAGTAGCGCTGCCCGAAATACAGCCCATTCTCCCCTCTCCGGCCCAGACGTATTACCGCAACAAGCTGGAATACACCTTCAGCCACAATGGCTGGCTCACGAACGAGCAGATTGCCAGCGGCCACAACTACGACCGGCGCGTGCTGGGCTTCCACACGCCCGCCCGCTTCGATAAGATTCTGGACGTGAACCACTGCTGGCTACAGCCCGACCCCAGCAACCAGATCCGGCTGGCCGTGCGTGACTACGCCCACGAGCATGACCTGCCCTTCAACAACCTGGTTACGCAGGAAGGCTTCCTGCGCAACCTCATCATCCGCACGGCTAACTCCGGCGACCTGATGGTAATTCTGCAGTGCTATTATGCCCACGATGCGCTGTTCCCGCTGCTGGACTACATCTACGAGCGGTTCCCGCAAATCACCTCCCTCAACTACGTCCTCAACGACAAAGGCAACGAAACCTTCCACGACCTGGACGTGGTGTGCTACAAGGGAGAGCCGTACATTCACGAGGAAATGGAAGGCCTGCGCTTCCGCGTAGGACCAAAATCTTTCTACCAGACCAATTCCGAAGGCGCCTACAACCTCTACAAAGTCACCCGCGACTTCGCCCAGCTCACCGGCTCAGAGCTGGTGTATGACCTCTACACCGGCGCCGGCACCATTGCCAACTTTGTGGCCCGCCAAGCCCGGCACGTAGTAGGCGTAGAGTATGTAGAATCAGCGGTGAAGGACGCGTACATCAACTCTGAAATCAACGGCACTACCAACACCGAGTTTTACGCCGGCGACATGAAGGATGTACTCAACTCCGAATTCATCGCCAAGCACGGCCGCCCCGATGTCATCATCACCGACCCGCCCCGCGCCGGCATGCACCCCGACGTAGTGGCCCGTCTGCTGGAAATGCGCGCCCCTCGTATCGTGTACGTTAGCTGCAACCCCGGCACCCAGGCCCGGGATTTGGAGCTGCTGGATGAGGCGTATAAGGTTACTAAAGTGCAGCCCGTGGATATGTTCCCCCATACGCACCACGTGGAAAATGTGGTGTTACTGGAGTTGCGGTGA
- the thiL gene encoding thiamine-phosphate kinase: protein MSDITPLDKVGEFGLIHRIQNTITLHQPSTVLGIGDDAAIIAPAANHDVVVSTDMLVEGIHFDLTFCPLKHVGYKAVAVNVSDIAAMNATPTQIVVSISIGARFSVEAIEELYEGMRLACEAYNVDLVGGDTTASRGGLTINITALGQVEHGKAVRRSGAGSNDLLCVTGDLGGAFLGLQVLEREKQAWQADPETQPELSKYPYVLQRQLRPEARMDIIHELRDLGVVPTSMIDISDGLASETLHLCQASGTGARIFSENLPIANPTLEVAEEFNLDPIMCMLNGGEDYELLFTVPLSDHDKLKNHPDITIIGHMVDKSEGANLITKAGQPVPLRAQGWQHF from the coding sequence ATGAGCGACATCACGCCACTCGATAAAGTAGGGGAGTTCGGTCTTATCCACCGCATTCAGAATACCATCACGCTCCATCAACCCAGCACCGTTTTAGGAATTGGCGACGATGCCGCCATCATAGCTCCGGCCGCCAACCACGACGTAGTGGTGAGCACAGATATGCTGGTGGAAGGCATCCACTTCGACCTCACGTTCTGCCCGCTCAAGCATGTGGGCTACAAAGCAGTAGCCGTGAATGTGTCGGACATTGCCGCAATGAATGCCACGCCCACGCAAATTGTGGTGTCGATTTCTATTGGTGCCCGGTTTTCAGTGGAGGCTATTGAGGAACTGTACGAAGGCATGCGCCTGGCCTGTGAAGCCTATAATGTGGATTTGGTGGGCGGAGACACGACGGCCAGCCGGGGTGGACTTACTATCAACATCACGGCTTTAGGGCAGGTAGAACACGGTAAAGCGGTGCGCCGTAGCGGGGCCGGCTCCAACGACCTGCTGTGCGTAACCGGCGACCTGGGCGGTGCTTTTCTGGGTCTGCAGGTGCTGGAGCGCGAAAAGCAGGCCTGGCAGGCCGACCCCGAAACGCAGCCCGAGCTCAGCAAATACCCCTACGTGCTGCAGCGCCAGCTCCGCCCCGAAGCCCGCATGGACATCATCCACGAGCTGCGCGACCTGGGCGTGGTGCCCACCAGCATGATTGATATTTCCGACGGGCTGGCTTCCGAAACCCTCCACCTCTGCCAGGCCAGCGGCACCGGCGCGCGCATCTTCTCCGAAAACCTGCCCATTGCCAATCCCACGCTGGAAGTAGCCGAGGAATTTAACCTCGACCCCATCATGTGCATGCTCAACGGCGGCGAGGACTACGAGCTGCTCTTTACCGTGCCGCTCTCCGACCACGACAAGCTCAAAAACCACCCCGATATCACCATCATCGGCCACATGGTAGACAAGAGCGAAGGCGCCAACCTGATTACCAAAGCCGGTCAGCCGGTGCCCCTGCGCGCCCAGGGCTGGCAGCACTTTTAA
- a CDS encoding TetR/AcrR family transcriptional regulator: MEPATLSRKAQIDQTATALFRSRGFAATSMRELASALGIEAGSIYSHIRSKEEILNRICFRLADAFFAGFEASTYDKAQTIAEQLRRAIESHVRVLTQDVAASAVFLHEWRHLSEPARTEFLTLREQYEAGFRELIQQGLTTGELHAPDAGFATLTLLASLNWLPTWYKPNGKLSPDDIAHRLAEQLLRGLAGPTQ, translated from the coding sequence ATGGAACCGGCTACTCTCTCCCGCAAAGCACAGATTGACCAGACTGCTACGGCGCTGTTTCGGTCGCGGGGCTTTGCGGCTACCAGCATGCGGGAGTTGGCGTCAGCTTTAGGTATTGAAGCGGGCAGCATTTACTCGCACATTCGGAGCAAAGAGGAGATTCTGAACCGTATTTGCTTCCGACTGGCAGATGCTTTTTTTGCCGGATTTGAAGCATCGACTTACGATAAAGCGCAAACGATTGCAGAGCAGCTGCGCCGGGCCATTGAAAGCCATGTGCGCGTGCTTACCCAGGACGTGGCCGCTTCGGCGGTATTTCTGCACGAGTGGCGCCATCTCTCGGAGCCGGCCCGCACGGAGTTTCTTACACTGCGCGAGCAGTATGAAGCTGGTTTTCGCGAATTGATTCAGCAGGGCCTGACTACCGGTGAGCTTCATGCTCCCGATGCCGGCTTTGCCACGCTTACGCTTCTGGCCAGCCTGAACTGGCTGCCTACCTGGTACAAACCCAACGGCAAACTCAGCCCCGATGACATAGCACACCGCCTGGCGGAGCAACTGTTGCGCGGACTGGCCGGCCCCACCCAATAA
- the paaA gene encoding 1,2-phenylacetyl-CoA epoxidase subunit PaaA — translation MYGGGNTFEAPVKADGLENEDPILLAEFEARIARGEKIEPSDWMPALYRKQLIRMIEQHAHSEIIGSLPEGTWITRAPGFRRKMAQMAKVQDEVGHAQLLYSAAETLGKTREQMLSDLINGKSKYSNVFNYPTPTWADSNVISWLIDAGAIVNQLANAKGSYGPYCRALDRICAEEAFHLKYGHDAVTHMATGTPTQRRMMQEALNRWWPAIMTFFGPADKMSTHTEILMRWKVKMATNDDCRQQFLDMYVPKIWELGLTLPDPNLHKNEETGQWEFTEPDWEDFKRVINGDGPCNKERLAVRRAAEENGAWVRRALLSPQAKYVKPLA, via the coding sequence ATGTACGGCGGAGGAAACACTTTTGAAGCACCGGTTAAGGCCGATGGCTTAGAAAACGAAGACCCGATTCTGTTGGCCGAGTTTGAGGCACGCATTGCCCGGGGCGAGAAAATTGAGCCCTCAGACTGGATGCCGGCCCTGTACCGCAAGCAGCTCATCCGTATGATTGAGCAGCATGCGCACTCGGAAATTATTGGCTCCCTGCCCGAAGGTACCTGGATTACCCGCGCGCCCGGCTTCCGCCGCAAAATGGCCCAGATGGCCAAAGTGCAGGACGAAGTAGGCCACGCGCAACTGCTGTACTCGGCCGCTGAAACGCTGGGTAAAACCCGGGAGCAGATGCTGTCTGACCTCATCAACGGCAAGTCGAAGTACAGCAACGTCTTCAACTACCCCACCCCCACCTGGGCCGACTCCAACGTTATTTCCTGGCTGATTGATGCCGGCGCCATTGTAAACCAGCTGGCCAACGCCAAGGGCAGCTATGGCCCCTACTGCCGGGCTCTGGACCGGATTTGCGCCGAGGAAGCCTTCCACCTGAAGTACGGCCACGATGCCGTAACGCACATGGCAACCGGCACGCCCACCCAGCGCCGCATGATGCAGGAGGCCCTGAACCGCTGGTGGCCCGCCATCATGACTTTCTTCGGTCCCGCCGACAAGATGAGCACGCACACGGAAATCCTGATGCGTTGGAAGGTGAAGATGGCCACCAACGACGACTGCCGTCAGCAGTTTCTGGATATGTACGTGCCCAAAATCTGGGAGCTGGGCCTCACTCTGCCCGACCCCAACCTGCACAAAAACGAAGAAACCGGCCAGTGGGAGTTCACCGAGCCCGACTGGGAAGACTTCAAGCGCGTGATTAACGGCGACGGCCCCTGCAACAAGGAGCGCCTGGCTGTGCGCCGCGCTGCCGAAGAAAACGGTGCCTGGGTACGCCGCGCCCTGCTTTCGCCCCAGGCCAAATATGTAAAGCCGCTGGCCTAG
- a CDS encoding phenylacetic acid degradation b — protein MLHSLDPRINRLGLPDTPPPPPDKSQLDQFETYEVFHQKKEGAAYVYVGPVHAPSADVAFLFAKEQYSRRFPCTGMWVVPTTSIQLTGYVGDTESVYDTLPADRGEVPATEPTEETQAAATYAAGEGEEDYDIFHLKKRGKAHTHVGKVQAATPGQALQVAKAVFGEQRPVVNAWVVRSADVLRSEEDDKDIWATNPEKKYREALAYRVQDRIERFKQEQHQNAPQA, from the coding sequence GTGCTCCACTCCCTCGACCCGCGCATTAACCGTTTAGGTTTGCCGGATACTCCTCCGCCTCCACCCGATAAATCTCAGCTGGATCAGTTCGAGACCTACGAAGTCTTTCATCAGAAAAAAGAAGGCGCCGCCTACGTGTATGTAGGCCCCGTGCACGCGCCTTCAGCTGATGTGGCGTTTCTCTTTGCCAAAGAGCAGTACAGCCGCCGCTTCCCCTGCACGGGCATGTGGGTAGTGCCCACCACCAGCATTCAGCTGACGGGATACGTAGGCGACACGGAATCAGTATATGACACGCTGCCCGCCGACCGCGGCGAAGTACCGGCAACGGAACCTACCGAGGAAACCCAGGCGGCTGCCACATACGCGGCCGGGGAAGGGGAAGAAGACTACGACATCTTCCATCTGAAAAAACGTGGCAAAGCGCACACACACGTAGGCAAAGTGCAGGCCGCTACGCCCGGCCAGGCGCTGCAGGTAGCCAAAGCCGTTTTCGGTGAGCAGCGCCCTGTGGTGAATGCATGGGTGGTGCGCTCGGCGGATGTGCTGCGCTCCGAGGAGGACGACAAGGATATTTGGGCCACTAACCCGGAGAAAAAGTACCGCGAAGCCCTGGCCTACCGCGTGCAGGACCGCATTGAGCGCTTCAAACAAGAACAACACCAAAACGCCCCCCAAGCCTGA
- the paaC gene encoding 1,2-phenylacetyl-CoA epoxidase subunit PaaC encodes MNQAALKDLLYRLADDQLILGHRNSEWNGLGPILEEDIAFSSMAQDKLGHSLQLYLLLNQLGEAEPDTVAFTRNAPQFHCSQLVELPIGEYDFSLIRHFLYDHAELLRFEALGQSSYEPLAQVARKLKGELKYHVLHANTWVKRLGSSTEEAIERLQQSLNYALPYALGLFEKTDQEEAIIAEGIFIGEDALKGRWEESIRTVLSQTALQLPDLRTLTPVYGGRTGEHTEYLQPLLDEMAEVFRLDPTADW; translated from the coding sequence GTGAATCAAGCAGCTCTCAAAGACCTCCTGTACCGCCTCGCCGACGACCAGCTGATTCTGGGTCACCGCAATTCTGAATGGAATGGCCTGGGCCCCATTCTGGAGGAAGATATTGCCTTTTCCTCCATGGCGCAGGACAAGCTGGGCCACAGCCTGCAGCTGTATTTGCTGCTGAACCAGCTGGGCGAAGCTGAGCCGGATACGGTAGCCTTCACCCGCAACGCGCCCCAGTTTCACTGCAGCCAGCTGGTGGAGTTGCCCATTGGCGAGTATGATTTCAGTTTGATCCGCCACTTCCTCTACGATCATGCCGAGCTGCTGCGCTTTGAAGCTCTGGGCCAGAGCAGCTATGAGCCGCTGGCTCAGGTAGCCCGCAAACTGAAAGGCGAACTGAAGTACCACGTACTGCACGCCAATACCTGGGTAAAGCGCCTGGGCTCCAGCACCGAGGAAGCCATTGAGCGCCTGCAACAGTCTCTGAACTACGCGCTGCCCTATGCGCTGGGCTTGTTTGAGAAAACAGATCAGGAAGAAGCCATTATAGCCGAAGGTATTTTCATCGGTGAAGATGCCCTGAAGGGTCGTTGGGAAGAAAGCATCCGGACTGTGCTGAGCCAGACGGCCTTACAACTGCCCGACCTGCGGACCCTTACGCCCGTGTACGGCGGCCGTACCGGAGAGCACACCGAGTACCTGCAGCCCCTGCTGGACGAAATGGCCGAAGTATTCCGCCTCGACCCCACGGCTGACTGGTAA
- the paaD gene encoding 1,2-phenylacetyl-CoA epoxidase subunit PaaD has product MDKPTILTWLEEVKDPEIPVLSLVDLGVIRDVVLQEDGGVLVKMTPTFSGCPAMDYMQRDVERVLHAHGVENVQIEMSFEEPWNTNMVSEKGRLALKNFGLAPPPMYNQVLDLDILEYATCPYCNSQNTEMRTPFGATLCRSMHYCHNCRQMFEQFKPV; this is encoded by the coding sequence ATGGATAAGCCCACGATACTAACCTGGCTGGAAGAAGTGAAGGACCCCGAAATACCGGTGCTTTCCCTGGTTGATCTGGGCGTTATCCGGGACGTGGTGCTGCAGGAAGACGGTGGTGTGCTGGTAAAAATGACCCCTACCTTTTCCGGCTGCCCGGCCATGGATTACATGCAGCGCGACGTGGAGCGGGTACTGCATGCCCACGGCGTAGAGAACGTGCAGATTGAAATGAGCTTTGAGGAGCCCTGGAACACCAACATGGTGAGCGAGAAGGGACGCCTGGCGTTGAAGAACTTTGGACTAGCCCCGCCGCCCATGTATAACCAGGTGCTGGATCTGGATATTCTGGAGTACGCCACCTGCCCTTACTGCAACAGCCAGAATACAGAAATGCGCACACCTTTTGGCGCTACACTATGCCGCTCCATGCACTACTGCCATAATTGCCGGCAGATGTTTGAGCAGTTCAAGCCCGTGTAA
- a CDS encoding M3 family oligoendopeptidase, whose amino-acid sequence MVHSPETALATDTQRPPRHYLPESFLVSDWATLEPYFIELRERDLHSAAELERWLLDRSELESVLSEDMAWRYIRMTCDTQDAGRAEAFQYFVSEIEPKVAPYDHALNEKMMASEYLGQLDPQRYRVFIRSVRQALEIYREANIPLKTEISTKQQQYAATVGAMTVTLDGEEITLPRAADRLKNPKRSVREEAYRAVQERRLQDAVPLDKLFTELVQLRHQMALNADFPNFRDYMFAALGRFDYTPQDCKHFHQAIRETVVPLIDDLDLARRQDLALPELRPWDLDVDVSGKAPLHPFETGEELLEKTITVFERLDPFLSDCLRTMRQMGNLDLESRKGKAPGGYNYPLDETGVPFIFMNATSSLRDVVTMLHEGGHAVHSFLTRRLPLSADKHPPSEVAELASMSMELMSMDHWDVFFSDPEELRRAKKTHLESVLETFPWVATIDKFQHWVYENPQHTEQERHQSWMTIFNEFNQRTVSWQGLEKYKPYLWQKQLHLYEVPFYYIEYAMAQLGAIAVWRNFRQNPQQGLAAYKRALALGYTAPIGEIYAAAGIRFDFSTEYLRTLADFVHDEMAKL is encoded by the coding sequence ATGGTACACTCCCCCGAAACCGCCCTGGCTACCGATACCCAGCGCCCACCCCGTCATTACTTGCCCGAGAGTTTTCTGGTAAGTGACTGGGCTACTCTCGAGCCTTATTTTATTGAGCTGCGAGAACGGGACCTGCACTCGGCCGCCGAGCTGGAACGGTGGCTATTGGACCGCAGTGAGCTGGAAAGTGTGCTTAGCGAGGACATGGCCTGGCGCTATATTCGCATGACCTGCGACACGCAGGATGCCGGTCGGGCGGAGGCGTTTCAATACTTTGTAAGTGAGATTGAGCCCAAAGTAGCCCCCTACGACCACGCTCTCAACGAAAAGATGATGGCCTCGGAGTACCTGGGGCAGCTGGATCCGCAGCGCTACCGCGTGTTTATTCGCTCGGTGCGCCAGGCCCTGGAAATCTACCGCGAAGCGAATATTCCGCTCAAAACCGAAATCAGCACCAAGCAGCAGCAATATGCCGCTACCGTGGGCGCCATGACGGTAACGCTGGATGGCGAGGAAATAACCCTGCCCCGCGCCGCCGACCGGCTGAAAAACCCCAAACGCTCCGTGCGCGAAGAAGCCTACCGGGCCGTGCAGGAGCGCCGTCTGCAGGATGCCGTGCCCCTGGATAAGCTCTTCACTGAGCTGGTGCAGCTACGCCACCAGATGGCCCTGAACGCCGACTTCCCCAACTTCCGCGACTATATGTTCGCGGCCCTCGGCCGCTTCGACTACACCCCGCAGGACTGTAAGCATTTCCACCAGGCTATCCGGGAAACCGTAGTGCCGCTCATTGACGACTTAGACCTGGCCCGCCGCCAGGATCTGGCCCTGCCCGAGCTGCGCCCCTGGGACCTGGATGTGGACGTGAGTGGCAAAGCGCCCCTGCACCCTTTTGAAACCGGCGAGGAACTACTGGAAAAAACTATTACCGTATTCGAGCGCCTCGACCCTTTTCTGAGCGACTGTCTGCGCACTATGCGCCAAATGGGTAATCTGGATCTGGAGTCGCGCAAGGGGAAAGCTCCGGGCGGCTACAACTACCCACTGGATGAAACCGGCGTGCCGTTCATTTTCATGAATGCCACCTCTTCGCTGCGCGATGTAGTAACCATGCTGCACGAAGGCGGCCACGCTGTACATAGCTTCCTCACACGCCGCCTGCCACTTTCCGCCGATAAGCATCCGCCATCCGAAGTAGCTGAGCTGGCCTCCATGAGCATGGAGCTAATGAGTATGGACCATTGGGATGTGTTTTTCTCTGACCCAGAGGAACTGCGCCGCGCCAAGAAAACCCACCTGGAAAGCGTATTGGAAACCTTCCCGTGGGTAGCTACCATTGATAAGTTTCAGCACTGGGTCTACGAGAATCCGCAGCATACGGAGCAGGAACGGCACCAAAGCTGGATGACTATCTTCAACGAGTTCAACCAGCGCACCGTGAGCTGGCAGGGACTGGAGAAGTATAAGCCTTACCTCTGGCAAAAGCAGCTGCACCTCTATGAAGTGCCGTTCTATTACATAGAATACGCCATGGCCCAGCTGGGAGCCATTGCGGTTTGGCGCAACTTCCGTCAGAATCCGCAGCAAGGCCTGGCGGCTTACAAACGCGCCCTGGCGTTGGGCTACACGGCACCCATCGGCGAGATATACGCCGCTGCGGGCATCCGCTTTGATTTTAGCACCGAGTACCTGCGCACGCTGGCCGATTTCGTGCACGATGAAATGGCTAAACTGTAG
- a CDS encoding ferredoxin--NADP reductase, with the protein MSSPYLTLNVVELTQETPDAVTIHLEHPERQPIACQPGQFLTLILPCGAGGKKERRSYSLSSTPNEAPRLSVTVKRVPGGLVSNYLLDTVKVGQQMEVMAPLGNFTLKTGAKTARSLVLVGAGSGITPLMSMLKAVLQEEPESHVLLVYGNRNEESVIFRQQLAQLEARYAGRLQVEHIYTQPKQPVAAHQHTGRLNRTMLLRILEQRHQFPAEQAEYFLCGPDGMMAEAKAALELLGVPAANIHRESFMAAADSSEVAANQPNGHGDVSVAAEDDANQPRTVTIQYEGSEYSVAVAANQTILEAALDQDIDLPYSCQAGLCTACRGKCLSGKVHLDEREGLSDAEMKQGYVLVCVGHPLTSDVVIEIG; encoded by the coding sequence ATGAGCTCTCCTTACCTTACCCTTAACGTCGTTGAACTCACCCAGGAAACCCCCGACGCCGTTACCATCCACCTAGAGCATCCTGAGCGCCAACCTATTGCCTGTCAGCCTGGTCAGTTTCTGACCTTGATTTTACCCTGTGGTGCCGGAGGAAAGAAAGAACGCCGCTCGTATTCGCTTAGCAGCACGCCTAACGAAGCGCCGCGGCTCTCGGTTACGGTAAAGCGGGTGCCCGGGGGCCTGGTCAGCAACTATCTGCTGGATACGGTGAAGGTAGGCCAGCAAATGGAGGTAATGGCTCCGTTGGGCAATTTTACGCTCAAAACCGGCGCTAAAACAGCCCGCTCGTTGGTGTTGGTAGGGGCCGGCAGCGGTATTACGCCCCTCATGAGCATGCTGAAAGCCGTGCTGCAGGAGGAGCCCGAGAGCCACGTGCTGCTGGTGTACGGCAACCGCAATGAAGAATCTGTTATTTTCCGGCAGCAGCTGGCGCAGCTGGAAGCCCGCTATGCCGGCCGCCTACAGGTAGAGCATATTTACACCCAGCCCAAGCAGCCCGTAGCGGCGCACCAGCATACCGGGCGCCTCAACCGCACCATGCTGCTGCGTATTCTGGAGCAGCGCCACCAGTTCCCGGCCGAGCAGGCCGAGTATTTCCTTTGCGGCCCCGATGGCATGATGGCCGAAGCCAAAGCGGCTTTGGAACTGCTGGGTGTGCCGGCCGCCAACATTCACCGTGAAAGCTTCATGGCCGCCGCCGACTCCAGTGAAGTGGCTGCCAACCAGCCCAATGGCCACGGAGATGTTTCAGTAGCGGCGGAAGATGATGCCAATCAGCCCCGGACCGTTACCATTCAGTATGAAGGATCGGAGTATTCCGTAGCCGTAGCGGCCAACCAGACTATTCTAGAAGCCGCTCTGGATCAGGATATTGACTTGCCGTATTCCTGCCAGGCCGGTTTATGTACAGCCTGCCGTGGGAAATGCCTGTCCGGCAAAGTACATTTGGATGAGCGCGAAGGATTATCCGACGCCGAAATGAAGCAAGGTTATGTGCTGGTATGCGTGGGCCACCCCCTCACCAGTGACGTTGTTATCGAAATCGGTTAA
- a CDS encoding peptidoglycan DD-metalloendopeptidase family protein, whose amino-acid sequence MSALAQLLERHQHEFGPVLPVDLNAPEVTRLDFTAANSVVARADLRDTAAFEALVQQLLADKEAAIGVGGYLENRVIYRRSPELFGDAARPRSLHLGVDIWLRAGTPVLAPLDAVIHSVEDNEGFGNYGPTVILQHQLEDTTFYTLYGHLTRRETALLRPGMTVEKGVAFTEVGPAPENGDWPPHLHFQIIADMQDYVGDYPGVALPEEREKWAELCPDPNLILQSQWL is encoded by the coding sequence ATGTCTGCACTTGCCCAGCTGCTGGAACGCCATCAGCACGAATTTGGTCCGGTTCTGCCCGTTGATCTGAATGCTCCCGAAGTTACCCGCCTGGATTTTACCGCCGCCAATTCGGTGGTAGCGCGGGCTGACCTGCGCGACACGGCTGCTTTTGAAGCGTTGGTACAACAGCTTTTAGCTGATAAAGAAGCGGCTATTGGCGTGGGCGGCTACCTGGAGAACCGGGTTATATACCGCCGGAGCCCGGAGTTGTTCGGCGACGCGGCCCGGCCCCGCTCCCTGCACCTGGGCGTAGATATCTGGCTGCGGGCCGGCACCCCCGTGCTGGCACCGCTGGATGCCGTGATACATAGCGTGGAAGACAACGAAGGTTTTGGCAATTACGGCCCTACTGTTATTCTACAGCATCAGCTGGAAGACACTACCTTCTACACCCTCTACGGCCACCTGACCCGCCGCGAAACCGCCCTGCTACGCCCCGGCATGACGGTGGAAAAGGGCGTAGCCTTCACGGAAGTGGGCCCCGCGCCCGAAAATGGCGACTGGCCCCCTCACCTGCACTTTCAGATTATTGCGGATATGCAGGACTACGTAGGCGACTACCCCGGCGTAGCACTACCGGAAGAGCGGGAAAAGTGGGCGGAGCTCTGCCCCGACCCTAACCTGATTCTCCAGAGCCAGTGGCTCTAA
- a CDS encoding ABC transporter permease, translated as MTKIAIISIALGVAVMIVSFAILEGFRNEIQSKIFSFGAHLTISKYDNNNSLEVEPIGNGQLQNDLRHFPQIKSTQPFARKTAIIKTKEEVLGVVLKGIDERKSPSLMRQNLVAGRFITFPDTAASEEVLLSRKVADKLRLKVGDDALFYFIQNPPRIRRFTVSGIYQTGLDEFDEVYVIGDIRQIRDLNAWPDSLVGGMEVVLKDFNQLDPVADELYENLRYDLKLDKITEEYAQLFDWLQLLNRNVVIFLLLIVFVATFNMVATIFIMILERTNMIGVLKAIGATDNQIRSMFFFRGLNLTIKGILYGNLIGLGFCAIQYFFHIIPLDPENYYMDRVPIHWDPLIIVLLNVATFGMSLLAVLIPTFLISRIKPVVAIKFD; from the coding sequence GTGACAAAAATAGCAATCATCAGCATTGCCCTTGGGGTGGCGGTGATGATTGTGTCGTTTGCTATTCTGGAAGGGTTCCGAAACGAAATTCAAAGCAAGATATTCTCGTTTGGGGCGCACCTTACCATCAGCAAGTACGACAATAATAACTCGCTGGAGGTAGAGCCTATTGGTAACGGGCAACTGCAGAATGACTTACGGCATTTTCCGCAGATAAAATCCACGCAGCCCTTCGCCCGGAAAACGGCCATTATCAAAACCAAGGAAGAGGTTCTGGGCGTGGTATTGAAGGGCATTGATGAGCGGAAAAGCCCCTCGCTCATGCGCCAGAATCTGGTGGCCGGCCGCTTCATTACCTTCCCCGATACGGCTGCATCCGAGGAAGTCCTGCTTTCCCGCAAAGTAGCTGATAAGCTACGCCTGAAAGTGGGCGACGATGCCCTGTTCTACTTTATCCAGAATCCGCCCCGCATCCGGCGCTTTACCGTGAGCGGCATCTACCAAACCGGCCTGGATGAGTTTGATGAAGTCTACGTCATCGGCGACATTCGCCAGATCCGGGACCTCAATGCCTGGCCCGACTCACTGGTAGGCGGCATGGAAGTGGTCCTCAAGGACTTCAATCAGCTGGACCCCGTAGCCGATGAGCTGTACGAAAACCTGCGCTACGACCTGAAGCTGGATAAAATCACGGAGGAATATGCGCAGCTCTTCGACTGGCTGCAGCTACTGAACCGCAACGTGGTAATCTTCCTGCTGCTGATTGTGTTTGTGGCGACCTTTAACATGGTGGCTACCATCTTCATCATGATTCTGGAGCGCACCAACATGATTGGGGTGCTAAAGGCCATTGGTGCCACCGATAACCAGATCCGGAGCATGTTCTTTTTCCGGGGGCTGAATCTGACCATCAAAGGCATTTTGTACGGCAACCTCATTGGCCTGGGCTTCTGCGCCATTCAGTACTTTTTCCACATCATCCCCCTCGACCCCGAGAACTACTACATGGATCGGGTGCCGATTCACTGGGACCCGCTCATCATTGTGCTGCTGAACGTGGCTACTTTCGGAATGTCCCTGCTGGCCGTACTCATTCCCACCTTCCTGATTTCCCGCATCAAGCCGGTTGTCGCTATTAAGTTTGATTAA